GGAGAAGTCATCAGCCTGACTTTCCTGATGCTGTGAGAACTGCGAGTTGATCAGTTTTTCACCCAATTCTGCAAGCTGAGAGTCGCTTAGTTGTTTTGCTACTCCACCGGCTGATGCAACTGCGGTGCGTGCAGCAACGGCGGCATAAGCAACTTGTATTGCCTTACGGGAATGGCCCAGCGCAACGTGACCCATTTCATGACCCAGAACACCTTCAACTTCGTTGTCGTTCATCATGTCCATCAGGCCGCTGTATACACGCACACAACCGTTAGCCATTGCCCATGCGTTCACATCCTTAGTCAGGTAAACTTTATAGTTAACGGGAGTACCGTCAACTTCGTTACCTAAGGCTTTGGCGATTTTGTTCAGACGCTTAGTGTACTGGCTGGATGCTGGTGCAATTTTATTCTGTGCATCCATCTCCTTACATGCTTGGTCAGTTATCTGTCTGACATCAGAATCACTCAGCGTCGCCGCCTGAAATAATTGCATTCCGGAGTGAACCAGCATTCCTTGATCGAGATTTTTACAACCTGTCAGAATCACAGTAGAAACAGCTACCGCAACAAGAGCTTTCATTTTCATAGTGTTATTTTTTCCTTTGCAATACATGCAACTATAATGTTTTAAGAGCATTAAAAGACGATAAATTCTGCTAAAAATAATAATAGGAATAAACCCCAATATTTATGATTATGTGAATTTGATAACGTTTTTAATAAAAAAAACAAATAATAAGTATAATAATTGGACTTAAATTGACTTAACCAAATAATTTTTCGCCTTGGATTCGCATATTAAGCGCAACACCGTAATGAACGAAGTAAATGAGTTGGGGTTCCTGTAAATAACTCATTCGGTGTTTTATAATCTCGTGTCTTACGTGGTCGATTATTTAGTCGGTTTGCCACAAGGTTAACCTCCCGCTCTGATACCTTATTAAAATCGGTTCCTTTTGGGAAGTAATCTCTGATTAATCCATTTATGTTCTCATTTATCCCTCTTTCCCAAGGGGAATACGGATGAGCAAAATAAATTTTTGTCTCTAAATTTTTACCGATCCGTTCGTGTTCGGCAAATTCGAGTCCGTTATCAAAGGTAATTGTTTTAACTTTATGTTTTATCATCGATAAATGTCTTGTCGCCGCTTTGGCAACACCTTCTGCTGTTTTATCTTCAAGTTTAATGATGATCGTAAATAACGATTTTCGTTCAACTAAAGTCAATAAGGCACTTTTACGATCTTTGCCAACGATAGTATCCCCTTCCCAATCCCCAATACGCTGCTTTTTATCAACAATTTTTGGGCGCTTATCAATACTGACTCTGTTTTTAATTTTTCCTCTGTGCTCATGGCTTCCATAGCGTTTACGATACGGTTTTTTCGCTATCCTAAGATGTTGCCATAAATCACCGCCATTTATTTTATCTTTATAAATCAATCGATAAATTGTTTCATGATGTAAAGAGATTTTCGCTTCCCGCTTGAGATAACCCACAACTTGTTCCGGACTTAAATCTTGCCAAATTAACTGTTTTATCCACTTTGTTATCTCTGGCGTGATTTTTACGGCTTTTACCTTAGAATGACGGCGTTCTAATGCTTTACGCTGAGCTTGTTCAGGTTCATATTTCTCGGCTTCCCGGTTTCGTCTCAATTCCCGGCTAATTGTTGATGGGGCCCGATTAAGCGACGTTGCAATAAAACGTTGTGTAAAACCGGCTTCTTTTAAGCCGAAAATCTGGTATCTTTCTGTTTCGGTCAGTTGCGTATAGGCCATAGTGCATTTTCCTTTGGCGAGAAAGATGCCTACTATAGCAACTGACCGCCTTTCTTAGAAATTGCACTTACTATGCGAATCCAAGCGCTTAATTAATTATTTTGGAAACCTTTAACCAAGATGAGCTGTTTAGTGACTATTCCTGCCGAAGCAGATAAAGCACTGTTGATCGTTTAAAAGCAATTAGCGGCATCGCTGGTAGCTGTCTACCTTCAGGGTTCGGCTGTGGTTGATGGTCTTCGCCCCCGCAGATACGCGCGAGACCTATTTGAATGGGTGTGGAGAAGATTGGCAAAATCGCCAGCAAGAACTTCAGCTCACAGTAAGTTCACTGCATGATTGTGTGCTAACGAATCTATGATCCCCGAAATAACTCTTACTTTGCCCTTTACTGACTGAGCAAAAAGTGTGATTACTTTCACGCTTTATGCCCGAATAGTACAAAACTAGGAAATATTCCTAACTCAACTAAGACCTTAGCTCAAGCCAATCTTCCTCTAGTTTTCTAAACTGACCAGATAATAACTATATCTGCGAAAATTATATTTACGAAAAATATATCTACGAAGAGTATCGCTTTCTTGCGATTTGCCTTTTTTATTTTCACCTGCTTCAAAAAGGCCCTTTTTCTCGTGGTTATCTAAGGATTTCAAATGCTTAAGATTCTAGAACAAATTCGCAAGCCAACGCTGGATCTTCCAGTGGAAGTGCGCCGTAAAATGTGGTTCAAACCCTTTATACAGTCGTATCTGGTGGTTTTTATTGGCTATATGGCGATGTACTTGGTACGTAAAAACTTTAACATCGCCCAAAACGATATGATATCGACTTACGGTTTGTCGATGACGCAACTGGGGTTGATAGGGTTAGGTTTTTCGATTACTTACGGGATAGGTAAAACCGTCGTTGCTTATTATGCGGATGGCAAAAACACCAAACAATTCTTGCCCTTTATGCTGATCCTGTCTGGTATCGCTATGCTAGGGTTCAGCATGAGCATGGGGAGTTTCAGCATCAGCATTTTCCTGATGGTGGCGTTTTATGCATTAAGTGGCTTTTTCCAAAGTATTGGCGGGCCTGCCAGCTATTCTACTATTACGAAATGGACGCCGCGTAACAAGCGTGGAACCTATCTGGGTGTCTGGAATATCTCACATAATGCCGGTGGTGCCGCTGCGGCCGGGGTTGCGCTTTTTGGTGCCAACTATTTCTTTAATGGCCATGTGATAGGGATGTTTATTTTCCCGTCGATTATCGCGCTGATCATTGGTTTTATTGGATTGCGTTATGGTAGCGACTCCCCGGAAAGTTACGGTTTGGGTAAGGTAGAAGAGTTATTTGATGAACCTGTCAGCGAAGAAGATATCGCGGCAGAAGAAAACCAGATGACCAAACGTGAGATCTTTGTTGAGTATGTATTAAAAAACAAAGTTATCTGGTTACTCTGTTTTGCCAATATTTTCCTTTATATCGTGCGCATTGGTATCGACCAATGGTCAACCGTGTATGCGTATCAGGAATTAGGGCAATCAAAAGAAACCGCCATTACTGGCTTTACTATGTTCGAAATCGGGGCATTGGTAGGCACATTAATGTGGGGATACCTGTCAGACTTGGCGAATGGCCGCCGTGCTCTGGTGGCCTGTGTTTCGTTAGGTTTGATTATTGTCTGCCTTGAATTCTACCAACACGCATCCAGTGAATACATGTACTTAGGATCGCTGTTTGTGTTGGGCTTCCTGGTATTTGGACCACAATTATTGATTGGTGTGGCGGCGGTTGGTTTTGTACCGAAGAAGGCGATCAGCGTGGCTGATGGTGTGAAAGGAACATTTGCTTATTTAATCGGTGACAGCTTTGCCAAGCTCGGTTTAGGGATGATTGCTGACGGTGTGCCGATCTTTGGTTTGACAGGCTGGAAAGGGACGTTTGTTGCCCTTGATGCTTCCGCATTTGTTTGCCTTAGCTTACTTGTTTTCGTCGCTATTGCGGAAGAGCGAAAAATTCGTAAAGCGAAGAAAACGCATTAAACCATACTGAACCCTGTACGGATGCTGCTGTATATCCACAGTAGCATCTTTTCATGACGCTTTGCCTTTATTTCCCCTCATGTTCCACTTTTTATTTATTGCAAACCGCCTATTACAAACTACCTTTTGTGAACTGTTGCGAAGCGATATTAATAAGAGTAGTTTAATCCGACGCTTAATTCGATAATAAATGATGATGATTAAAGTAGCATTAGTTGATGATCATGTTGTTGTACGTTCGGGATTCGCTCAATTGCTGAATTTAGAGCCCGATATTGAAGTGGTGGGTGAATTCAGTTCATGCGCTGAAGCCCGGCAAGGGTTACCGGGATCGGGGGCAACGGTTTGTATTCTCGATATTTCGATGAAAGAGGAAAGCGGGCTTTCACTACTGAAAGATCTCCCCTCAGGCATTAACTGCATTATGCTGAGTGTCCATGATTCTGCCTCGATGGTGGAAAATGCGTTAAAGGCGGGAGCGCGCGGCTATCTCAGTAAACGTTGCAGCCCGGATGAGCTGATCCAAGCGGTGCGGACGACCGCCAATAATGGTTGTTATCTTACGCCGGATATTGTCCTTAATTTGACGTCATCAAAGCGCAATCCGGTTTCATTGGAACACTTGACTAAACGAGAACGGCAAGTTGGGGAGATGTTGGCGAGCGGCATGGATGTGAAAGCGGTAGCGGCTGAATTGGGATTAAGCCATAAGACAGTGCATGTCCATCGCGCCAATGCGATGAGTAAATTAGGGGTAACCAATAACGTGGGTTTGGCGAACTATTTTGCCTCTAGTGATCTCTGATGCGTCAGTATCTGATCAATTCGCTTTGCGGCTGGTTACTGTTTTCTTGTTGGTGGTTTTGCTTATGGGTCATCGCTTACTATTTTGTCAATGACTCTGAACTAGCGATCTTATTTTTTCCTTTTGCCTTACGCCTCGGTATTGCACTTCATACACCCAAGCGTTATTGGTCGGTTATTTATTGTTCAGAGTGGGGGCTGACTGTCTGTTTGGCGCTGTTAATGAGTCAGCCGCAATGGCTTACCGTGTTGACTGCCAGTATGGCCAGTGTTCCTCTGGTTTGGTTTGCCAGGCACTACTATTGTGGCAGTCAATGGCAGCGATTCGCGGTCATGGCTGGTCTTATTCTGACAACGTCCATGATGAATGTGGTGGCGATCAGCAACCATCATTCTGCTTTGAGCATTGCGTTTTTGGTGAGTTTAACTGGCGGTGTCATGCTGATCCCTTTGTGCTATTTAGTATGGCACTATTTGTTTCAAAAGATTTGGCTGCCCCTGACTGCCAACCTTGTATCCCAGCGGATTCAGTTTCACCTGAAACCCATTATTCTGTATACCCTATTGTTTATACTGAATATTATTATTCAGGTTGGCCTGCCGAATGAGTTGCGCTATTTTGCGCCATTCTGTCTGGCAATCCCCATTATCCTGTTAGCTTTTCGTTATGGCTGGCAAGGCGCGGTGGTCGGTACGTTGTTGAACAGTATTGCCTTAATTGCCGCGCGTAGTGGTGTTTCGAATCTGGAGATCACGGATCTCTTGTTATCCCTGTTGGCTCAAACGCTAACGGGGATCATGTTGGGAATGGCAGTGCAGCGTCAGCGTGACCTGAATGCACAGTTAAAGCGCCAGCTCTATCGTAATCACAGCCTGTCCCGTCAATTGGTGAAAGCAGAGGAGTCGGTAAGGCGGGAGATTGCGCGTGAACTGCATGATGAAATTGGTCAGAATATTACCGCTATTCGTACACAAGCGAATATTATCCAGCGGGTAGAAGTGGCCCCTATTAGCGCTAACTGCGCGAAAACGATCGAATCATTATCCCTGAATGTTTATGATACGACGAAAGGGTTACTGAGCTGGCTGCGACCTAAAATTCTTGATGACCTTGGTTTGAAAGAGGCGATTGAACAATTATTGCGGGATATGGAATTTGACGCTCATGGTATATTCGTCGAAATTCATTGGGCAGCGGATTCCGCGATGGCCATCGAGCAACTCAGTGATACAACTAAGATTACGCTATATCGTCTTTGTCAGGAAGCTCTGAATAATGCGATGAAATATTCTCAGGCAGATCGTATTGAATTGCATTTTTCTGTTAAGGGAAAGATTCATTTACTGATCAGAGATAATGGTGTTGGCTGCAAGGCCGAAGATCATATGAAAGGATTTGGTTTACGTGGTATGCGAGAGCGTGTACAGGCCCTCGGCGGAACGTTCTCCATTCACAGTGAAAAACGACCCGATGATTCGATCTCTGCGGGAACGGATTTGTCTATTATTTTGCCTAAACTTTAAGATCCAGCCATGACCGTTTTCCCTCAACCCAAGCTAATACATGATAAGCACTTATCTGATCAAGAAATCAGGGAACAATATCGTTACTGGCGCCTGCATATTATGCTGAGTCTCTATGTGGGATATGCGCTGTTTTACTTTACCCGCAAAAGTTTTAACTATGCGATGCCCGCCATGATCACTGATCTCAGCCTTGATAAAGGGGAGATTGGCCTGATTGGGACGCTGTTTTATATCACTTATGGTTGTTCTAAATTTTTGTCAGGCATTATCTCTGATCGCTCTAATCCGCGTTATTTCATGGGCGTCGGGTTAATTGCCACGGGGATCATTAATATCTTTTTTGGTCTGTCCAGTTCGATTGTGATGTTCACCTTTTTGTGGATATTAAATGCGTGGTTTCAGGGATGGGGAGCGCCGTCATGTGCCAAATTGCTCACCAGTTGGTATTCTCGCTCAGAGCGGGGTTTTTGGTGGTCTTTATGGAATACGTCACACCATATAGGCAGTGCGCTAATTGCCCTGTTCATTAGTTTTTTGATGTTACATTTTAGCTGGCGGGAAGGCTTTATTGTGCCAGGCTGTTTAGCTATTCTGGCCGGAATATTTTTATGTTGGCGACTACGGGACAAGCCGACCACAATGGGGCTGCCGACCATTGGTCAATTTCGTAATGATCACTTAGAGAAGATACAGGAAAATCAAGGGCAAGGGTTAACGACCAAAGAAATCCTGAAAACCTATGTGTTTTGCAATAAATATATCTGGCTGCTTTCATTGAGTTACGTTTTGGTCTATCTCGTTCGTACAGTCATTAACGATTGGGGAAATCTCTATCTGACGGAATATCACCACTATGATTTAGTGAGTGCAAACGCGGTATTATCACTTTTTGAAGTTGGTGGCTTTGTCGGTTCGCTGGTGGCAGGGTGGGGATCTGATCGCGTGTTTGGCGGTAACCGTGGGCCAATGAACTTGATATTTGCGATGGGGATTTTTTTGTCCGTGGCGGCCTTGTGGCTGATGCCCGTGACTGGTTTGATTTTCCAATCCATTGGGTTTTTTACCATTGGTTTTTTCGTTTTTGGTCCGCAACTGTTGATTGGCATGGCGGCTGCGGAATGTTCTCATAAAGATGCAGCGGGAGCCGCAACGGGGTTTGTTGGCCTCTTTGCTTATACTGGTGCGGCACTTGGCGGTTATCCTTTTGCGGTTATTTTAAAGCATTACCACTGGACGGGGCTATTTATCACCATTTCTGTCTGTGCTGTCATGATAGGTTTATTATTACTACCGTTTTTGCAAGCGCAATTTTCCAGGCAAAGAGTACAGCACTAATAATTTAGCGCTGAAAATAGTCAATTCAATTTCTTTAGCTTAGCAAAATAATGGGGGACAAAAATATGCTATAGTACGCCCCTGATTTTTCCTACCCAGCGAAATGTTATGTCTTATCAATGTCCTTTATGTCACTCACCCTTACTGTTTGCTCACCATCAATGGCGTTGCGAAAACAATCACCAGTTTGATTGTGCAAAAGAAGGGTACGTTAATTTACTGCCTGTGCAGCATAAACGCTCAAAAGAACCGGGTGACAGTGTGGAGATGATGCAGGCAAGAAGGGCGTTTCTGCATTCAGGCCATTATTGGGCGCTGCAACAAAAAGCGATTGAATTGCTTAACGCATATTTACCCGAAGGCGCGGAAACTTTGCTGGATATTGGTTGTGGTGAAGGTTATTACACCGCCGCAGTGCAGGAACAGTTGCAGCGGAAATTGGCGGTATATGGATTGGATGTGGCGAAAGTTGCAGTCCGCTATGGTGCCAAGCGTTATCCTGAGGTTAATTTTTGCGTGGCATCCAGCCATCGGCTGCCATTTGCGGATAGCTCACTGGATGGTATCTTGCGGATTTATGCCCCTTGCAAGGCCGCGGAATTGGCCAGGGTAGTAAAAACAGCGGGTATTGTGCTGACGGTGACACCGGGTCCTCGCCACCTGTATCAATTGAAGGAGCTGATTTATCAGGAAGTGCATTTGCATCCTGAAAATCATGAACAGTGGGAAGCGTTTGAATTAATTTCAACTGAAACGTTGGCCTACGCTATGTCATTGAGTGGTGAACAAGCTCATCATTTATTGCAGATGACGCCTTTTGCCTGGCGGGCATCAGACGAAGTAAAAACGCAGTTAATATCGAAAGAACAGTTTAATTGTGAAGCCGATTTCACGCTAAAAGTATATCGACGCATCTGATAATAAAAAACGACTGCGATCGGATTAAACTGTATAAGTGTAGTGGCAAGGGAAAGCAATGCCGGAATATAGCGAACGATATTCCGGTTGATGTACAGTTAATAAAACTGCTATTCGAAAGTGAGAGTATTGGCAATAAATAATGGCTTATTCTGCATACATAAATAAATTAAGGTGTTCGAATAATATATTGAAGCCAATGGCAATTAAAACCAATCCCCCAATTAATTCGGCTTTTTTACCTAATAGCGGGCCAATATAGCGACCAATTAACATGCCTAATGTCGCCATAATCATCGTCATAAGACCGATTGTCATTGCGGTGTGAAGAATATCAACTTGCAGGAAAGCAAGCCCGACACCGATTGCCATCGCATCCAAACTGGTGGCAATGGCAGTAAAGACTAATGTCGTTGAACTGTAGCGTTGAGGCGTGGCCTTACGGGAAATTTCAGGCTCGTGCTTGAAACCATTGATGATCATTCGGCAGCCAAGAATCAACAGTAAGGAAAAGGCAATCCAATGATCCCATTCCATAATATATTGGCTGGCATACAGGCCCAATGACCAACCAATTAAGGGAGTACAGGCTTCGACCAAACCAAAAATAATACCGGTACGGATAGCTTCGCGGAAATTAGGTCGGTGCAGGGCGGCACCTTTTCCTACGGCAGCGGCAAAAGCATCCATAGAAAGGGCGAGCGCGAGAATAAGTGTTGCGTAAAGATTCATCAAAATAGCCTCGGCTGGGTGATTCCATATACACACAACGCACCCCCAACCTATGGCGCTGTTATGTGTCTATGGTCTTGCCAACCGATTTATACCCGTATAGGTTCTTTAGGCATTCGTACCACGTTTTATTTCAAACGAGCATGTTGATACGAATATTCCAGCGATTTTCTGGAACAGGCTACTCCCCAATGACTGTAGCGGACGATATCATATTTAGCCTAAAAGGCAAAAAGTATTTCGCCCTATTTCAAATATGAAAATGATAATGCGTATCGTTATCTTCTTATTCATATTATCTCCTCCGCGGTGCGGGGGAGATAATTAAGGCATCTTGAAATACGACGAGGGTGAATAAGTGAAATTATTTGTTGTTGATAAGAAATTGATAAATTTTTTCTAAATCATCCAAATTTGTTACTGAGAGATATATTTTATGCGGCGCTAAGTCCATCATAAGAATACCATCTTCAGACAAATTCATGGCTTTAATGCTTTCATAAGAAAAAAAATGGTTCGCATAATAAAAACCGTCTTTTTTGAAGATTAATTTCGGTGAGCGAATATAACCTAAGTATAATGTCACCAGAATGGTAAATGACAATAAATAAGTCGTGAACTGGCTGCCATGTGAGGTAATATTATTGTAAATAACAATGGCAATCAAAACGATAAAGATCAGGGCATCAATCCGCTGTTTTCTTTTAAGTTTGATATTTAACAACGTCTTGCCTTTGAGCTGATTGATAATAAATTCATCATAAATCGCAAAAGCGAGCATGAATACAATCAAAACTATCAAAACAATATCATGCAAACCCATTTTTAATCCCTATTTTCATCGTGCGTGGGCTTCGTCATATTTTATTATCTCCCCGCGTTGCGAGGAGATAATAAGCGACTTTTGTCATGCGGCAATAAATCGATCTAGCCGAGGAAACCAAAACGGAAACCGACGATCCCCAGCACGAAAAAGCCCACGATAATCCATAATGGGTTGACTTTTTTCCGCAGCAACCACATACAGCCGAAGGTTAATAACAACGGCATGAGGCCGGGCATTAATTGATCGAGGATGGTTTGTACGGTCGTGATTTTCATCTCACCCGTGACCGGGTCAGGCAGTTCTGAAACCACGAGCGGAATATTCACTTTGGTCCATTTATTGACCAGTGCTCCCATGACAAACAGACCCAGAATTGACGCGCCTTCCGTCATTTTCTGCAAGAAGCCACCGCCCATATCTTTAACGATATCCAATCCTTTTTGGTAGCCATAAGCGATACCTAAGTAACGGGTCAGTAACCGGACTAAGTTAAACAGGAGGAAAAATAGCACAGGGCCCATCCAGCTACCACTCATGGCAATTCCGGCACCCAGCGCGGCGAAGACGGGACGAACGGTTCCCCAGAAAATAGGGTCACCGACTCCTGCCAGCGGGCCCATCAAACCGACTTTGATACCGTTGATAGCACCGTCATCAATGTCAGCGCCATTGGCACGCTGCTCTTCCATTGCCATCGTGACACCCAGAATAGGCGCCGCCACATAAGGATGAGTATTAAAAAATTCCATGTGCCGTTTGAGGGCTTGCTTCCTTTCTTCGGTATTCTCTGGATACAAACGACGAATGGCAGGGATCATTGAGAAGCAAAAACCGAGAGCCTGCATCCGTTCAAAGTTCCATGAACCTTGAAACAGGTTAGAGCGGAGGAATACACCGCGAATATCGCTGCGTGTCAGCTTCTTCTGACCCATATTTGTTGTCTCTGACATGTTATTGATCCTCTTAGTCTAATTCGTTATCAAGGTCGTTTGCGGCATGGCCAGCAGGAGCGGCTGCCTGTGATTGATTGTATTTTGGGCTAAGCTGGATATACAGGATTGCCATAACAATACCAATCATGCCTAATGCAACCAGGTTGAAGTCAGTGAACGCCGCCGTGACGAAGCCGAGATAGAAGAAAGGCATCAGATAACCCGCGCGCATCATGTTAATCACCATGGCATAACCGACAACCACGATCATACCGCCGGCGATATTCAGGCCGCTGGTGACGACTTCGGGAATGGAGTTTAACATGTGCTGAACTTCAGAGGTGCCGACGGATATCGCAACAATCAGGGCAGGGATGGCGATCCGCATGGCTTGCAGCATTAACGCTGAAATGTGAAGAACGCTGATCGCACGAAGATTGCCGTTTTCTGCCGCTTTATCGGCCGCGTGTTGGAAACCCACCGTCAAGGTACGGACAAGGATCGTCAAAACTTGACCTGCCGCCGCCAGAGGAATGGCTAACGCAATACCGGCACCGACATCTTGCCCACCTGCGATAACCAGAATAGTCGAAATGATGGAGGCCAATGCAGCATCGGGAGCGACGGCGGCACCGATATTCATCCAGCCAAGGGCAATCATCTCCAGTGTACCGCCGATGATAATGCCGGTTTTCACATCGCCGAGCACTAAGCCGATTAATGTACAAGCAATCAACGGGCGGTGAAATTGAAATTCATCAAGAATGGAACCCATACCTGCAATACAGGCAACGATGAATATCAACACAAGTTGAACAACGGTAATGTCCATTGTTTTTCTCCTGTAACCAAATGTAATTTGGTAAGAATTTTGTTATTCAGTAATGGTGAGTAAAGTGACATCTGTTGTTATTTTTAAACTTTTTTCAGCAGATCCATCATGTTCAATCGAGTATCACTGGCAACCTTGCGGGCTTCAAGTTCTATACCGCGAGCGTTCAGTTTCCCAAAGGCGTCAATGTCAGTTTGATCAACGGAAATGGCGTTGTTGATCTGGGTTTTTCCTTGACGGAAAGCCATGCCACCGATGTTGATGGATTCAATGGCGACACCTCCTTCGACAATACGCAGGACATCGGTTGGATTGGTGAATAACAGCATAACGCGTTCACCGGCATATTTGGGATTGTTGTAAACCCGAACGCATTTGGCAACGTCGATAACATGTGCGCTGACACCGGGAGGTGCAACTTGTTTCAACAAAGTAGCACGCACCGTATCTTGGGCAACGTCATCACTGACCACGATGATGCGCTTGACGTTAGTTTCTTTCGTCCAGCGGGTAGCAACTTGACCGTGGATAAGGCGATCATCAATACGTGCGAGGGCAATCTTCATATGGCCGCCCGCAGAAGTTGTTGCAATGGGGGTTGCTGAAACAGCAGGTGCAGCGGTTGGTTTGACAGGCTCAGGTTTTGCAGTTTCTTCTTCTTCAGCTTGTACGGTTTTAAGCGCCCGGATACCTTCTCTGCCGGTTTCCAATGCAACGGAAACCAGCTCTTCCATAGAAGGATCATCATCACGGCACATGAACGCTTCAACCAGCATCG
This genomic interval from Xenorhabdus doucetiae contains the following:
- the uhpT gene encoding hexose-6-phosphate:phosphate antiporter; the encoded protein is MLKILEQIRKPTLDLPVEVRRKMWFKPFIQSYLVVFIGYMAMYLVRKNFNIAQNDMISTYGLSMTQLGLIGLGFSITYGIGKTVVAYYADGKNTKQFLPFMLILSGIAMLGFSMSMGSFSISIFLMVAFYALSGFFQSIGGPASYSTITKWTPRNKRGTYLGVWNISHNAGGAAAAGVALFGANYFFNGHVIGMFIFPSIIALIIGFIGLRYGSDSPESYGLGKVEELFDEPVSEEDIAAEENQMTKREIFVEYVLKNKVIWLLCFANIFLYIVRIGIDQWSTVYAYQELGQSKETAITGFTMFEIGALVGTLMWGYLSDLANGRRALVACVSLGLIIVCLEFYQHASSEYMYLGSLFVLGFLVFGPQLLIGVAAVGFVPKKAISVADGVKGTFAYLIGDSFAKLGLGMIADGVPIFGLTGWKGTFVALDASAFVCLSLLVFVAIAEERKIRKAKKTH
- the loiP gene encoding metalloprotease LoiP — encoded protein: MKMKALVAVAVSTVILTGCKNLDQGMLVHSGMQLFQAATLSDSDVRQITDQACKEMDAQNKIAPASSQYTKRLNKIAKALGNEVDGTPVNYKVYLTKDVNAWAMANGCVRVYSGLMDMMNDNEVEGVLGHEMGHVALGHSRKAIQVAYAAVAARTAVASAGGVAKQLSDSQLAELGEKLINSQFSQHQESQADDFSYDRLKKRGIKTEGLATSFEKLAKLGSSETSMFDSHPPSQERAQHIRDRIIADKK
- a CDS encoding IS30 family transposase; translation: MAYTQLTETERYQIFGLKEAGFTQRFIATSLNRAPSTISRELRRNREAEKYEPEQAQRKALERRHSKVKAVKITPEITKWIKQLIWQDLSPEQVVGYLKREAKISLHHETIYRLIYKDKINGGDLWQHLRIAKKPYRKRYGSHEHRGKIKNRVSIDKRPKIVDKKQRIGDWEGDTIVGKDRKSALLTLVERKSLFTIIIKLEDKTAEGVAKAATRHLSMIKHKVKTITFDNGLEFAEHERIGKNLETKIYFAHPYSPWERGINENINGLIRDYFPKGTDFNKVSEREVNLVANRLNNRPRKTRDYKTPNELFTGTPTHLLRSLRCCA
- the uhpB gene encoding signal transduction histidine-protein kinase/phosphatase UhpB produces the protein MRQYLINSLCGWLLFSCWWFCLWVIAYYFVNDSELAILFFPFALRLGIALHTPKRYWSVIYCSEWGLTVCLALLMSQPQWLTVLTASMASVPLVWFARHYYCGSQWQRFAVMAGLILTTSMMNVVAISNHHSALSIAFLVSLTGGVMLIPLCYLVWHYLFQKIWLPLTANLVSQRIQFHLKPIILYTLLFILNIIIQVGLPNELRYFAPFCLAIPIILLAFRYGWQGAVVGTLLNSIALIAARSGVSNLEITDLLLSLLAQTLTGIMLGMAVQRQRDLNAQLKRQLYRNHSLSRQLVKAEESVRREIARELHDEIGQNITAIRTQANIIQRVEVAPISANCAKTIESLSLNVYDTTKGLLSWLRPKILDDLGLKEAIEQLLRDMEFDAHGIFVEIHWAADSAMAIEQLSDTTKITLYRLCQEALNNAMKYSQADRIELHFSVKGKIHLLIRDNGVGCKAEDHMKGFGLRGMRERVQALGGTFSIHSEKRPDDSISAGTDLSIILPKL
- the rlmA gene encoding 23S rRNA (guanine(745)-N(1))-methyltransferase, encoding MSYQCPLCHSPLLFAHHQWRCENNHQFDCAKEGYVNLLPVQHKRSKEPGDSVEMMQARRAFLHSGHYWALQQKAIELLNAYLPEGAETLLDIGCGEGYYTAAVQEQLQRKLAVYGLDVAKVAVRYGAKRYPEVNFCVASSHRLPFADSSLDGILRIYAPCKAAELARVVKTAGIVLTVTPGPRHLYQLKELIYQEVHLHPENHEQWEAFELISTETLAYAMSLSGEQAHHLLQMTPFAWRASDEVKTQLISKEQFNCEADFTLKVYRRI
- the mntP gene encoding manganese efflux pump MntP, with the protein product MNLYATLILALALSMDAFAAAVGKGAALHRPNFREAIRTGIIFGLVEACTPLIGWSLGLYASQYIMEWDHWIAFSLLLILGCRMIINGFKHEPEISRKATPQRYSSTTLVFTAIATSLDAMAIGVGLAFLQVDILHTAMTIGLMTMIMATLGMLIGRYIGPLLGKKAELIGGLVLIAIGFNILFEHLNLFMYAE
- a CDS encoding DUF986 family protein; the protein is MGLHDIVLIVLIVFMLAFAIYDEFIINQLKGKTLLNIKLKRKQRIDALIFIVLIAIVIYNNITSHGSQFTTYLLSFTILVTLYLGYIRSPKLIFKKDGFYYANHFFSYESIKAMNLSEDGILMMDLAPHKIYLSVTNLDDLEKIYQFLINNK
- the uhpC gene encoding MFS transporter, with the protein product MTVFPQPKLIHDKHLSDQEIREQYRYWRLHIMLSLYVGYALFYFTRKSFNYAMPAMITDLSLDKGEIGLIGTLFYITYGCSKFLSGIISDRSNPRYFMGVGLIATGIINIFFGLSSSIVMFTFLWILNAWFQGWGAPSCAKLLTSWYSRSERGFWWSLWNTSHHIGSALIALFISFLMLHFSWREGFIVPGCLAILAGIFLCWRLRDKPTTMGLPTIGQFRNDHLEKIQENQGQGLTTKEILKTYVFCNKYIWLLSLSYVLVYLVRTVINDWGNLYLTEYHHYDLVSANAVLSLFEVGGFVGSLVAGWGSDRVFGGNRGPMNLIFAMGIFLSVAALWLMPVTGLIFQSIGFFTIGFFVFGPQLLIGMAAAECSHKDAAGAATGFVGLFAYTGAALGGYPFAVILKHYHWTGLFITISVCAVMIGLLLLPFLQAQFSRQRVQH
- the uhpA gene encoding transcriptional regulator UhpA gives rise to the protein MIKVALVDDHVVVRSGFAQLLNLEPDIEVVGEFSSCAEARQGLPGSGATVCILDISMKEESGLSLLKDLPSGINCIMLSVHDSASMVENALKAGARGYLSKRCSPDELIQAVRTTANNGCYLTPDIVLNLTSSKRNPVSLEHLTKRERQVGEMLASGMDVKAVAAELGLSHKTVHVHRANAMSKLGVTNNVGLANYFASSDL